The genome window CGATTCTTTTGTATTAACATGCCTCACAGCCATGGCCTAGCAAGTGTCTGCAAGACACATTATGCAGCTGGGTGTTTGTTTTAGCTTACCTCCTGGCTCCCATCTACAGAGCCACGCAGGGGCTTCTGGCTTCAGCAAAGTTCTGGGGGAGCATGGGTGCCTGCCTGCGGAACTGCACATGATGGGAGGTAAATTTTACCCCCCAAAAAGCACGCCTCTGTGCAAAGACACACACCCCAGCCAAtgcactggctgtccatgggacagccagccatgtgaacaaCCTGAGGCTATGCCAGGTTCATTTATCCCGGCTCAACCCggtctaaatttgctgtgtggaaagggccaaagtgtgtgtgtggttatCTTCCTCATCATCTACATGAGATTCTTTTGATGTataaaccatttctgcttctttGGCTAATATATGCTGAGGTAAATTCACAGGTGATTTGCAAAAGCCCAAattagtgtatttatttatttattctacttttatactgccctcccccggagggctcagagccAGGTCAACTTCTTTTTAAGTAAATGTGAAGAACCTCCTGATGTGAATCTTTGTTTAGTGTTTTGCATGTTTACATTGTGAAATAACAAATGGAGGGATTTATGCTGTGCTTGGTTTAGTTGGTTTGGTTGTAGCAAGACATAGTACCAATTCTTGTCAATCCAATTGTTTTAACCCACACTGGCAACTTTGCAGACCAGACACTGGAGGTGTCATCACTCAAAAGAACTGTACAGCTCAGTCCCTTTTCCAAATCTTGTTTGACTTGAGAATTTCTTGCAATGAACAAACTTCTTATAGACTTCCATCAGTTatgcagaaaataaagaaatgtcaacTTAAACACGTGACTTACAGTACTTCGTTATTGCAGGTTATCTGGGATACACAAGTGGATTTTCCTTATTGTGCATGGTCTTCTTTCTGATTGTAGTAAGTATTGTCgtgatttgtttgtatttttaaaaaagtttatgaTATTGAGAATGCAAAGGACATCTAAATTATCCAGTGAAAGTAACAGGCTATATTTGCTTATTCCTTGCCAGGTTATTTGCAAGAAATTTCAAATTGATATTTGTGGAGTGGATTATAGTATGGTTAACATAACTCTGAATGCCACTTTAGAACATCATTCAattgctgcagatgttcatgaaaCAGCACACAATATAACTGATGACACATGCACGCCAAAATATTTCATCTTCAATTCACAGGTAAGGTTAAAGAGTAGCAAGAATCCCTTCGTTCTAATTAGAAATATGATCATTTCTGCTTAAAAGCCTCATTCACTGTGGGGGTTCACTACTGCAAACCTTGTTTAATAAGTAGCATGTAGGAGGCAATGTATGCTTTCTGGTAAGCAAAACTGGTAAGCAAAACAATGTTTGAATCAACTACATAGAAGTACTCAGCTGACTTGGCAAACAATCCATAGTAAAAATTGCACTGATTTAAATGAACTGTGATTATTTTGGTAAATAGCTTGATTAACTTTTTAAAGATAAATATGTTGCATATTACAAAGGTATTTATGAATGCACTTTGTGTATTTTTCAGACCGTCTATGCTGTACCAATCctaaccttttcctttgtctgcCATCCCGCTATTCTTCCCATCTATGAAGAACTGAAAGGGTAAGATTTCCACCTATTTCACATGGCATCTATTTcatagaaaatgaaaacaatgtgtGGAAACATAAATTtcagaaataatgtttttatttcctttccaaTAGCCGAAGCCGCAGAAGAATGATGAAGGTGTCCAATGTTTCCTTCTTTGCCATGTTTCTCATGTACTTTTTGGCTGCTCTCTTCGGCTACTTGACATTTTATGGTAAATAGTCTCTTTCTGTATGTCTGTTCTCTATAGGCATTTTGGACACAGCCcagctttttatataatttttatttcagcGAAATAAGCGTGAGGTTAACTGTTCCACCAAAATCAGTGGATTGTAAAAAGTGTGTAATGGCATGGATCATGATTCTAGGGAATTGGGTAATCCACAGTTTGAGACATGCTGCTGAAAAACAATCCTCATTAAATTACGGGGCTTACTTCTGTATTCATGTAAGTGGCAGCAGAATTTAGCCCCTGAGTTTTTATGTTTTACAAATCTACGTAAAGATAATTCCTTGTCTCAAATACATGTGCAGTCCTGCCTGTTTGGTTTTCCTAGAAAGGAGGAACATACTAGAGCTTACTAATAGAGACTTACCCTTATACACCCTCCACTATCTTTAACTTCTATCTCTCCTTCCCTCTAATGAGGTACAAGAGGTGGGTACGGTAAAGATATAGGGAGGACAGGTGGTAGTCTTCAGTAGGCTAGTTACCATATCAGCAGGCTTGCCTCTTATCTGTCCCCAAGTGCAAACCAATGTAAAATTGTGTTTATGCTGAAAACCCAGTATGGCCTGTCTAATTTTAATTGGGGCTGTGAGGTGAACGTTGTCTTACATCTTCAATATTTAATATTTCATCAGAGTTCACAATGCATGAATACTCTGAAAAGCACTTTGTTTACCAAATTTTCTTATCAGTTTGATTCTGAATATAGAACATTGGTTGTCTATTTCAGACATTGTTAAACAAAATTGAACAGGGCAGAATATCTGTAAATTCGTTTTCTGAGATTTACAAAGTGACATTGCAATTTACTAACACAATTCTATTTGGGAACTAATTTTCATTCACTTATTTAATTGTGCAGagagtttaccattgcctttgcTCTTAGGTTAATTATTAATCTGTTAAAATGCAAACTTCTTTGTAGGAAGTGTTGAGCCAGAGTTACTTCATACATATTCTAAACTGCTGGGATCTGATGTTCTTCTCCTAATTGTCCGTTTGGCTGTTCTGATGGCAGTCACTCTTACAGTGCCAGTAGTAATTTTTCCGGTAAGTGACTTtatgtggggaaggaggggacaGGGAGCCATTTAGTGGAAAATGCAACATTTACTTGGAAATCAAACTAATTTAGTGCTTAGATGTtgatttcctgttttgttttacttttttaaaaaaatcctgctgatGAATCCATTATTTATCTTTGTGTAAATCAAGATTAGTTTATCAACCTCCCTATCAAACTGAAATATCATTAAATTCCTTTTGCTATTCTTCTTTAGACTGGAGTTGTATATGCCAGTAACTTGCACATGGAGTGTTTGTGTGCAAATGTCCTATTTGTTTAAACAGATAGAATACATTTGGATATAGAAAGAGTGAACACGTGCACCTGTTCTCATGAAATGTATAAGAAATATATCTCATTTCCTTAGAATATGGGGAGGGGCTATGGTCGagggaagagcctctgctttgcatgtagaaatcCAAAGTTCagtctcagcatctccagttaaaaggatcaaataGCAGATAcagtgaaagacttctgcctgagtccctggagagctgcaAAAATGGGCAATACTAACCTTGGTGGACcagtagtctgattcagtataaggcagtttcatgcgtTTTCAAACAAATAAAGTTGACTGTACTATATAATCTCCATCAATCTGTTTCTTCCCTTTTCATGGTTATATAAAAGGAAACAAGCCCCTCCCTTGCACACACACTCTCTTGTATTTTCTTTCAGCAGTCTTCAACTTATGTATTATTttgttagaaatatttttaaaagaaatggcttTGAAATGTCTCTCATGTTTTACAGATCCGCAGTTCCATCACACAGTTGTTGTGTGCAGAGAAGGAATTCAGTTGGTTGCGACACAGCGCTATCACAGTGGCTCTTTTGGCATTCACTAATGTTCTCGTAATCTTTGTTCCCACCATTCGAGATATATTTGGGTTCATTGGTGAGAGTTATTTTGTTACTATTGTTCTTTGTTAATTCTTTGTAAAACATTTAAGTAATAGATTAAAGAACTGAATAtttggtaaatattttaatacaggTGCATCTGCTGCTGCCATGTTGATCTTCAtcctgccatctgctttctacatTAAGCTTGTGAAAAAAGAACCTATGAAGTCAGTACAGAAGATTGGGGTAAGTGTAGAGGAATGCTCACAATCCACACAATAATTGGCCATCAAGGCCATTGCTTCCTAGAAGCAGAGCTTTCTCCCTCTCTGGCCGTCTTTTGAATGATTTAATTTTCCTGTTTCTCTCAAGACATTCTGCTGCCTGTGACCATCTGGGTAGCTGTTTTCTGATTTGATTCCCACTGTTAATTTGCTTTATAAGTAATAGAGTATCTGAAATTGTAACTTGCAGTCACAGAGCTCTTGGTATTAAATTACACTGCTATTTGGATTACAACCAGGTGCGTTTGTAGAAGGAATATGCATGATCACAACTGCTTTAATTAATTGTGCTCCACatctttatttcattattttaaaaaatgagggatGTTTGGCTTTGTGTGATCCCTCCAGTGTTTCTGTAAATCCACAGGCTGTGATTGCCTTTCTTGTATTGATCTCAGTTCCATCTATTTGGATAGCTCAAGCTTTGCTCTTCTGTTAGTTGTCCAATTAGATTTACTGTAGACATCCTTTGTGATCACGTTTGTTCTTAATTTGTATTGTTGTGAGTCAGTTTTGCATGGAACTGAATTAAATATTAAACTGAAAACAGTGGTACTTAAAATCTCAGCCTAACATCCTGATCTTTAGCATATTAAACAGGAGTAATCATTGATAAAAATCACTGAGAGTCTGTGAGTATAGAATTGGGGCCCCAGCTTAATGTAAGTTACTCTGAGTTgttaagaaaaaaaccaaaacatctGAAAACAATTTTAGGATTCAGTGACCAGTCTCAGCTTTCTATGGCTTCAGTGGAAAGAAATTACTTATGAATACACAAAGTCAGAGTTTTCTTTTATAATTGCACTTCACCCAAGAtggggaaaggtgtttttttagaATGTATGTCTTAAATTGCAGCATGGAATATAGTAATAAAAGTCCAGCTTTCTGAGCAATTCCATTATACTTGCTAAAATAGTTCAATTATAGAATAGCCTACTTGTTTCTGATGAAATAACTTATCATTATCTTGTATTCTGTTTTTGTAGGCTCTTCTTTTCCTACTCAGTGGCGTATTTGTGATGACGGGAAGTATGACCTTGATCATTCTGGACTGGGTCCACAATGCTGCTTCCGATGGCCATTAACTGTCCACTTCAGACTCCAGTGTTCATTCAGCTATCTACTGAAAGAGAGAACTTCTTATCCATGTTTGCAGTTCTGCTTCCTTTGAAATGCAGATTCTTTGATGCTGGTTCTTCTGAGTGTAGAATAGATGGACTTctttctgaaaaaagaaaactgttctgCACAATGGAAATGAATACTAACATCAGACCACCTGAATCTTTGGCTGAGGGAAGTGACTATTTATTCCATTCCAGAGAATGGACAGCTGTCTCTGTAAAATTTTATCAAGCCAGATATTTGGCTTTTATCATTGTTACttggatttttttattatttacttgaACGTGCCTATTGGAAACAAGTGGTGTGAGAAATCAGTTAGTTTACAGCAGAGAATGGGGTAAGCTAACCAATgaaagtgaaagagaaaaaaacaattatttttgtacCAAAAATTTTATGGACCTCAAAAGCACtattttgactttaaaaaaatgttttgtaagtTGATAATTCAAATAAGTGTAGAAAGAAACCTATAAACTGTCTAATCAGTGTTCTAAATTCAACAAGTCTGGCCTTTCTATAAAGGCATAACTTTAAAAGGTATATTTTTGGCCatgagaaattatttttaaatttattatgcTAAAGGTCACCTAATTTGGAAGGCTCAAAATTGCACACAGGTTCTGTGTGTAACTCAGTTATCTTAAAACTGAACAAGGACAACCCAGTTTTAATATAGCTGACTCAATCAACATTAACCAACATACTATCTTAAAGGGAGAAGTTTACTCAAATTACcatgtttaaaaaacaattatACCACCAGAATGGGTTATGTAGTAAAACAATTTATATGTAGCAAATATAGCATCCAATCAAAGGAGCACTGCAACCAAGCAAGCCCCTTGAAATTCATGTGGGCTGCAGAGGACCAGTATTTGGCAGATCACACAGTAGTTGAATAAAACAGCAATATCTTAGCATTTTTCTTCTTGAGGTACTCAATAGTGCAATTAGATACAATGGAAGAATTCATTCAGTTGCAGTTACCTGCTAAATCTTTGTAATTAGTTGCTATAGGAAGTCTatccctgctgatgggaattcttctcTGACAATACATACGTAATCTAGATTCATTATACAAATTTTGGCTTTATTTTAGTTTATTACTTGAAAAGAGTAAATGTGAGGTCCTGTTATTGTTTACCAGTGGTACAGTATTTACAAactaaaggggtgtttttttttcagcaccAAGTTTTCATCCATTACTGGATTTAAATTATTCTATGTTCCTTGGAACATgtaatatataatttatatatcaCACCAGGCGTTGGTGATAGCAACAAAAGTTTTCTTCATACGGCAACTGGGATTTTTAATGCAAATTATAGTGTACACTaatctttgtttttaaagaaaaaaggtcATATCAGATGAGATGGTCATCtcatctttggctcattccgcacatgcaatgctctttgaagctgtgcggaatggcaaaatccacttgcaaacagttgtgaaagtggtttgaaaacgcattattttgcgtgtgcggaaggggccttagtttctgaAATAGATGTATGCTGCTAAGCCTTGACTAGTTTGTTAAAGATGAAGCTAGTATACGGAGGGTAGTAAAAACAGGATTTTTCCCTTAATGTGGATAGAtttgtctaggacaggggtagggaacctgcggctctccaattggccatgctgacagaggctgatgggaattgtagttcctgaacatctggagagccgcaggttccctacccctggtctaggacatAACAAAACTCTGCTTtccctgtccttccttccttcaactgAATGTGCCTGTTCATGGGAAGTCTGATAATACCTCTCGTATCCCTGTCCAGCCCTTGACTCTTCAGTGGGTCAAAAAATGGCAGAGAAGGGGGGTCAGTGGATGGAGACACCGTCAGACCTTCCAGTCACTGATTTGTACACCATTTTGTAGCATGAATGAAAATCTCATGTTTCTATGCTGAGTAGAGGACAAACAGGACTCTGTTATGTCAGAAGATCTCTCCGTACATAAGCATTGCACACATGTGGGGAAGATAATGTCTTAAAATGTTTTACTGCTGCAGCATGTTTGTGGCAACATTTCAGTCCTAGGCTGAAGATGTACGGTACTTGCATAAGAGCACATTTGACACTGCTTGTTATGCACAGATGCTACTGTAAGAATCAACACAGGCAAGAATTTGTGGCATTTCTAATATCCAGgtttataaatctaaataattcAGATGCTTTGTTTGTATTTCTGCATGACAACTGCTAGCCCCTAAAGCTGCTATCCTGATTCCACTGAGATCAGTAACAATAGAAACCTGCCTTACTAGAAAGTGACCATAATTTTTTCCCTTAAGAGTGGCTTGTAGTTTGACCCAAAGCCATCTTCCCCGGCAGTGCACTCTGGGCTGTaattgattcccagcctgtccAGACCTATCATCTTTGTTCTCAGAATGTCCATGTAGGTACATGTGAGAACTCAAAACATAATTTTGCCCTAAATACTCAAAAGGCAACATCATGGCATTCAAAGATGACACTTTTTAAGCAACTGCCAAGCCATTTTATTAGTTCTGTGTCTTGAAACTGTCATTGGCTTTGATTGGTTAGGATTACATTATACATAAGAAGACTTGACACTTCTGTTTATCTGCATATTTGACTAGTACAGTGGTACTCAGCCATAATGCCTCAGATACAACTTCCAGTGTTTGACTTTGTCACATTGCTGGAAGTATGTGACAAAGTGTCAGTTCAGATGGCAAGTTTTCTTCCTTGCCTATTAATGtggaacaaacagaaaaaaacaatatGAGATTGGGAACAAAAAGTCCCACTTTCCAGTATCTAaaataaatagctttaaaaatagttttattgggTTCTCTCAGCAGCTGGAAGACAggttagaaaaaatggaaattttaattattttgtgtcAGTACATTAAATGATATCATTACTAAGTGGTATCTGTAGCAGAGACTGTGATTCACACAACTTTCTGCAATATTTGATGACTACAGAGTTTTCCAGCTGCTCCAGTTGAGTAGGCTAGATGGGTTTTTGAAGTCTGAACCTGTTGCTGGTCTATCGGTTTTGGAGGTTTCTGATATCATCTGAGCTATGccttgttccacataaagacacaagtaaaattgtaatttcatccaccatttccttctGCTCCCCCTTCACGTACTGCACCCCCCTCTCCACTTGTTGCAGCCTGGTCTGGTTTAAACAACAAGTTGGGAGTGTGgagcacgtggggggggggggggcaagaggaaatggcagatgaagttacaatttcaCTTAGGTCATTATGTGGAAGAGGGCATAGCAGTTCGAATATTAATTAAACCACTGTTTGTCACCTCGTTTTAAGAATACCGTCTTCCATGTTGTTTCATTCATAAAACATAACATGTTATTTATAAAACCGTGAACCTGCTGATGTATTTTTCAGTATTTATGGGTAGCCTGTGTACATAAATTATGTCTATATATTGTAAGTATATTGTATATAATGTAGGTTGGGGAATTTGTATTGCTGTATATAATATTTCATTATACTTGACTGCTAATGTGTTATGCCTATGATTTGTTCATTTATGTTGTACATCTGAGAATGGTATTCAATGGAAGTTTCCAGAGAAATGGTACTCCTATAACAATTAGAATTTTGGGTTCTCAAGTTGCATAAAGGCAGTATGGGACTGGTATCCAACGAACTACTTCAGGCACACCTAATGGTATTTGTAGCCCAGTGGGATTATTTTCACTTTGAACTGCATATCCCACATCATATCACAAAACTGCTTCTGTAACTTCCCTCAGCTTGAAAAGCAGTTTGCTATGTGTAATGGAGGGAAAGCGCTGTTGTTTGAAGAACACATGCTGAAAGTCCTTTTTTGATTCACAGAACTAGTTTCATAGTTCTTTGAAACCTGGTCACTGGCACAGGGGATTTAATGTATCCAGAGCTGTGAGTGCAAGAGGTTTGCTATCAGAACATCTCCCCTTCACGGGAGCTTCTGAATGTGCCCTTCATTTAGTATTACTGCTATAAACAGGAATATTGGGAGTCTACAAATTTCAGGTTTTCAGAGTACAAATTGCCATCATCTATTTCAgcaactgaattttaaaatctcaaaacAGGCCTTCGTGTACAGGTATGATActatgtatatactgtatatatatgtgtgtgtgtatataaatatataaatacagaaAACGCTATTGTTAG of Sphaerodactylus townsendi isolate TG3544 linkage group LG06, MPM_Stown_v2.3, whole genome shotgun sequence contains these proteins:
- the SLC38A2 gene encoding sodium-coupled neutral amino acid transporter 2 yields the protein MTKAEMGKLNTSPNEDSSSYSSNDFNYPYPTKPAMKSHYVDMDPENQNFLLESNPGKKKYETEYHPGTTSFGMSVFNLSNAIVGSGILGLSYAMANTGIALFIILLIFVSVFSLYSVHLLLKTANEGGSLLYEQLGMKAFGMAGKLAASGSVTMQNIGAMSSYLYIVKYELPLVIKTFMDIEENTGQWFLNGDYLVLLVSLVLILPLSLLKNLGYLGYTSGFSLLCMVFFLIVVICKKFQIDICGVDYSMVNITLNATLEHHSIAADVHETAHNITDDTCTPKYFIFNSQTVYAVPILTFSFVCHPAILPIYEELKGRSRRRMMKVSNVSFFAMFLMYFLAALFGYLTFYGSVEPELLHTYSKLLGSDVLLLIVRLAVLMAVTLTVPVVIFPIRSSITQLLCAEKEFSWLRHSAITVALLAFTNVLVIFVPTIRDIFGFIGASAAAMLIFILPSAFYIKLVKKEPMKSVQKIGALLFLLSGVFVMTGSMTLIILDWVHNAASDGH